The following proteins are co-located in the Methylomonas sp. 11b genome:
- the cydB gene encoding cytochrome d ubiquinol oxidase subunit II, translating to MFDYETIRLIWWVFIGVVGIAFALTEGFDFGVGTLLPFIGKTDVERRVIINTVGATWEGNQVWLVLLGGAIFAIWPAVYATLFSGLYAAMLLVLFSLFFRPAAFDYRSKIEDPRWRNSWDWSLFIGSTLPPILLGVLVGNLILGLPFHFDQDLRAFYDGSFWALLSPFALLCGVTGLLLTTFHGALFLKWRSEGVIHDRAVNTVKSLGPMLLLALTAVTLWVFVGIDRPEITQMAATDAPSNPLHKTVIAHGASWLQHFMTYPWMWLAPLIAFVGIALAWLLGKGESRMGAFVFSSLGITGVALTVGFGLFPFLLISSTAPGSSLTVWDGTSSHNTLLLGFWITIIFLPIVLLYTRFVYRVMWGSVTEAAVLKDSHTLY from the coding sequence ATGTTTGATTATGAAACTATCCGCCTGATCTGGTGGGTTTTTATCGGTGTCGTCGGCATTGCATTCGCATTGACCGAAGGCTTTGATTTCGGGGTTGGCACTTTGCTGCCGTTTATCGGTAAAACCGACGTGGAGCGCCGGGTGATTATCAACACCGTCGGCGCCACCTGGGAAGGTAATCAGGTTTGGCTAGTATTGTTGGGCGGCGCGATATTCGCGATTTGGCCGGCCGTGTATGCCACGCTGTTTTCCGGGCTGTATGCGGCGATGCTGTTGGTGTTGTTTTCCTTGTTCTTTCGTCCGGCCGCTTTTGATTACCGCAGCAAGATCGAAGACCCGCGCTGGCGCAACAGTTGGGACTGGAGTCTGTTCATCGGCAGCACCTTGCCGCCGATTCTGCTCGGTGTATTGGTGGGCAATTTGATTCTGGGCCTGCCGTTTCATTTCGACCAAGATCTGCGCGCGTTTTACGACGGTTCGTTCTGGGCGCTGTTGAGTCCGTTTGCCTTACTGTGTGGCGTGACGGGGCTGTTGCTAACGACCTTTCACGGCGCATTGTTTCTGAAATGGCGCAGTGAGGGTGTCATTCACGACCGCGCCGTGAACACGGTCAAATCCTTGGGGCCGATGTTATTGCTCGCGTTAACAGCAGTAACACTTTGGGTCTTTGTTGGTATTGATCGCCCGGAAATTACCCAGATGGCGGCTACTGATGCGCCTTCCAACCCGCTGCATAAAACCGTGATTGCTCATGGCGCAAGCTGGTTGCAGCATTTCATGACTTATCCCTGGATGTGGCTGGCGCCGCTGATTGCTTTTGTCGGTATCGCGCTCGCTTGGTTGTTAGGCAAGGGCGAGTCCAGGATGGGGGCATTCGTATTCAGTAGCCTGGGCATCACCGGTGTGGCGCTGACGGTCGGTTTTGGTTTGTTTCCCTTCCTGCTGATCTCGTCTACCGCGCCCGGTTCCAGTCTGACTGTGTGGGACGGTACCTCCAGTCATAACACCTTATTGCTGGGGTTTTGGATCACCATCATTTTTCTGCCTATCGTCCTGCTCTACACCCGTTTTGTGTATCGGGTGATGTGGGGCAGCGTCACCGAAGCAGCTGTTCTTAAAGACAGTCACACACTTTATTAA